A genomic region of Sporomusaceae bacterium contains the following coding sequences:
- a CDS encoding ferritin family protein codes for MANMFSDLEGLRIAMAMEARGRDFYQQAYQQTTNPAHKELFLWLKNEEIHHLARFTTLFNMIENRKEAHSAEYLFDPETSRYLTVIAEEHVFPKPYDAGKHVAELTSVQAVLQAAMQAEKDSVLFYDELAARAKFAEARDVFRLLKGEEQAHVVKLREMIDAWA; via the coding sequence ATGGCCAACATGTTCAGTGATCTTGAAGGGTTGCGCATCGCAATGGCGATGGAGGCCCGCGGGCGGGACTTTTATCAACAGGCTTACCAGCAAACCACTAACCCTGCCCACAAAGAATTGTTCCTGTGGCTGAAAAACGAGGAAATACACCATCTGGCTAGATTTACCACCCTCTTCAACATGATCGAAAACCGAAAGGAAGCCCATTCGGCCGAATACCTCTTCGACCCCGAGACTTCCCGCTACCTTACGGTTATCGCCGAAGAACACGTTTTCCCCAAACCTTACGACGCCGGCAAACACGTCGCCGAGCTGACAAGCGTGCAGGCTGTCCTGCAGGCTGCCATGCAGGCGGAGAAAGACTCAGTGCTGTTTTACGATGAACTGGCCGCCAGGGCAAAGTTCGCCGAGGCCAGGGACGTCTTCCGTCTCCTGAAGGGCGAAGAACAGGCCCATGTCGTCAAACTCCGCGAAATGATCGACGCCTGGGCGTAA
- a CDS encoding ABC transporter ATP-binding protein yields MSMYFRGREYDSAPPDRPLDREVAKVLWSFSRPFRGLMAAALAVMLLGTAADLARPYLLKIAIDNQILLGDLAGLRNTAWLYAATIAAGMLFAWGQTLLLQYIGQKIIFDVRQKVFKQLIYMRYTDIESQPVGRIVTRVTNDTDAIKDLYTDVLVAFASDLLVLIGIIAVMLAIDWRLALVSFTVIPVMIVLAALYQKYARRAYRQVREKTAAINSFLQESLNGVSVVKAFARFLRSEAEYTVVNREYLAAGLKEMRTFALFRPFVDLVYTLAVVLLLWYGDWQSSLGGVEIGVVVAFLRYMEKFFWPIRDLAEKYSLLQSALAAAERVYELIAADRPAEEPDGQNTHRRVNGEIAFEDVWFAYEEPHWVLCGLSFSVAVGEFIGIAGLSGSGKTTVINLLLRLYEPQRGRILVDGVDIREIPLDVLRRTIGVVFQDVHLFNGTVAENISLFDPAISRRDIIDAATVANCHEFIAKLPQGYDTPIGYQGAMISVGQRQLLSLARMLACRADVLVLDEATSNIDGETEMLIQGALEHIAKQRTMLVVAHRLSTIQNADRILVLHRGLIAEAGTHEELVACRGLYWRLYHSQ; encoded by the coding sequence ATGAGCATGTATTTTCGCGGCAGGGAATACGACTCCGCTCCCCCCGACCGTCCACTCGACCGGGAAGTGGCGAAGGTGCTGTGGAGTTTTTCCCGGCCTTTCAGGGGGCTTATGGCGGCGGCTCTTGCCGTAATGCTCCTCGGCACGGCCGCCGATCTGGCCCGGCCATATCTTCTCAAAATCGCCATCGATAACCAGATACTCCTCGGCGACCTCGCCGGCCTACGTAACACCGCATGGCTTTACGCCGCCACTATCGCCGCCGGTATGCTTTTTGCCTGGGGGCAAACCCTCCTGCTCCAGTATATCGGCCAGAAAATAATCTTCGACGTCCGGCAGAAAGTTTTCAAGCAACTCATCTACATGCGTTACACCGACATTGAAAGCCAGCCGGTGGGGCGTATCGTCACGCGGGTGACAAACGACACCGACGCTATCAAAGACCTCTACACCGATGTGCTCGTCGCCTTCGCCAGCGATTTGCTGGTACTGATCGGCATCATCGCCGTCATGCTTGCCATCGACTGGCGGCTGGCGCTCGTCTCGTTCACCGTCATCCCGGTGATGATCGTCCTCGCCGCTCTCTATCAGAAATACGCCCGGCGGGCCTACCGCCAGGTGCGCGAGAAAACGGCCGCCATCAATAGCTTTCTCCAGGAAAGTCTCAACGGAGTCAGCGTTGTCAAAGCGTTTGCCCGTTTCCTGCGCAGCGAGGCCGAATACACCGTCGTCAACCGTGAATACCTGGCCGCCGGCTTGAAGGAAATGCGCACTTTTGCCCTTTTCCGGCCGTTTGTCGATCTCGTCTATACCCTTGCGGTCGTGCTACTCCTGTGGTACGGCGACTGGCAAAGCAGCCTGGGGGGCGTAGAGATCGGCGTAGTTGTTGCCTTCCTGCGATATATGGAGAAATTCTTCTGGCCAATCAGAGATCTGGCCGAGAAATACAGCCTGCTGCAGTCGGCCCTGGCGGCGGCCGAGCGGGTCTACGAACTGATTGCCGCCGATCGCCCGGCCGAAGAGCCTGACGGACAAAACACCCACCGGCGCGTCAACGGCGAAATAGCTTTCGAAGACGTATGGTTCGCTTATGAAGAACCGCATTGGGTGCTGTGCGGCTTGTCATTCTCGGTGGCAGTCGGCGAATTCATCGGTATTGCCGGTCTCTCCGGCTCAGGCAAGACCACGGTCATCAATCTCCTGCTCCGTCTGTACGAGCCGCAGCGGGGCCGAATCCTCGTCGATGGTGTCGATATTCGCGAGATCCCCCTGGACGTTCTCCGGCGGACGATCGGCGTGGTGTTTCAGGATGTTCACCTGTTTAACGGCACGGTGGCCGAAAATATCAGCCTCTTCGATCCCGCGATATCCCGCCGGGATATCATCGACGCCGCCACTGTGGCGAATTGCCACGAATTCATCGCAAAGCTCCCGCAAGGCTACGATACGCCGATTGGCTATCAGGGAGCGATGATTTCGGTCGGGCAGCGCCAATTGCTTTCTCTCGCCCGAATGCTGGCCTGCCGTGCCGACGTGCTGGTACTGGACGAAGCCACCTCCAATATCGACGGCGAAACCGAGATGCTGATCCAGGGGGCGCTTGAACACATCGCCAAACAGCGCACCATGCTTGTTGTCGCCCATCGCCTGTCCACCATTCAGAATGCCGATCGCATCCTTGTCCTTCACCGTGGTTTAATCGCCGAGGCCGGCACCCACGAAGAGCTCGTCGCCTGCCGGGGACTGTACTGGCGCCTTTATCACAGCCAGTGA
- a CDS encoding ABC transporter ATP-binding protein, which produces MDFLRHIHILTPFFRRRWPYYGLGVLVLIVVDLLQLAIPRLTGKAVDLLLAGDAGLVRLLGALTALAILIAILRYCYRVLIMGTTRHLEYYLRDKLFAHALRLPPVYFDRFGPGRVMALTISDVTAVRVAVGLGALLLVDALIMGLASLIVMVEVVNWELTWQSVVPLPFVLLATALMGRPIHDRFRIVQEKFSQFTEMVQETFAGARVVKGFAAEAVAIDRFTAVSRDNVAANLAMARLQAAYFPVSHTAPLFCYAIALHGGGQLIVAGVLTVGDLVAFLGYLGLMIWPVTGFSYLIATVQRGSASLARIAALLAEPAYETGLPASPSALPGSSVELRHLTFRYPDSPNPALKDVTISIPAGAVVGIVGRTGSGKSTLLKLLLRLYEPPADAIFIGGREILTLDFLSLRQGIGYVPQDSFLFARTIGENIAYDRDYPRDDVEKAAGLAAVREAIDDKPYGFGTVLGEKGRRLSGGQQQRVAIARALVKTPEILLLDDVFASLDYETQTELLANMKDFSGGRTTIIVSQRVAAVKDADFIVVLDDGGVAEQGTHAALIAQGGLYFRLYEQQLVNGEQP; this is translated from the coding sequence ATGGATTTTTTGCGCCACATCCACATACTGACGCCATTCTTCCGGCGGCGCTGGCCTTATTACGGGCTTGGCGTCCTTGTTCTCATAGTTGTCGACTTACTGCAGCTCGCCATTCCTCGTCTGACGGGGAAGGCGGTCGATCTGCTCTTGGCAGGCGACGCGGGCCTTGTCAGGCTGCTTGGCGCGCTGACGGCTCTGGCCATCTTAATCGCCATCCTTCGCTACTGCTATCGGGTACTCATTATGGGCACCACCCGTCACCTCGAATACTACCTGCGGGATAAACTCTTTGCCCATGCTCTCCGTCTGCCGCCAGTATACTTCGATCGCTTCGGCCCCGGTCGGGTCATGGCCCTCACCATCAGCGACGTCACGGCGGTCCGCGTCGCGGTCGGCCTCGGCGCTCTCCTGCTCGTAGACGCACTCATCATGGGGCTGGCCTCGCTGATCGTAATGGTCGAAGTGGTTAACTGGGAACTCACCTGGCAGTCGGTCGTACCGCTGCCGTTCGTGCTGCTAGCCACCGCCCTGATGGGCCGGCCGATCCATGACCGCTTTCGCATCGTCCAGGAAAAATTCAGCCAGTTCACCGAGATGGTACAGGAAACGTTTGCCGGCGCCAGGGTAGTAAAAGGTTTCGCCGCCGAGGCAGTGGCCATCGACCGCTTCACCGCCGTGAGCCGGGATAATGTTGCAGCCAATCTGGCCATGGCCCGTCTGCAGGCCGCTTATTTCCCCGTCTCCCATACCGCGCCGCTGTTTTGCTACGCCATCGCCCTTCACGGCGGCGGGCAGCTTATCGTTGCCGGCGTCCTTACCGTCGGCGACCTTGTAGCCTTCCTCGGCTACCTCGGCCTAATGATATGGCCGGTCACCGGCTTCAGCTACCTCATCGCGACCGTGCAGCGCGGTTCGGCGTCGCTGGCCCGCATTGCCGCCCTGCTGGCCGAACCGGCCTACGAGACCGGCTTGCCGGCGTCACCGTCCGCCCTTCCCGGCAGTAGCGTCGAACTGCGTCATCTGACCTTTCGGTACCCGGACAGCCCCAACCCCGCTCTCAAAGACGTCACTATTTCCATTCCTGCGGGAGCTGTCGTCGGGATCGTCGGCAGAACCGGTTCCGGCAAATCCACCCTGCTCAAACTTCTTCTTCGTCTTTACGAACCGCCTGCCGATGCCATTTTCATCGGCGGCCGGGAGATACTTACGCTGGACTTTCTGTCACTCCGCCAAGGAATCGGCTATGTACCGCAGGACAGCTTCCTTTTCGCCCGTACCATTGGCGAAAATATCGCCTATGATCGCGACTACCCGCGCGACGACGTGGAAAAAGCGGCTGGTCTTGCCGCTGTCAGGGAAGCAATCGACGACAAGCCTTACGGCTTTGGCACCGTTCTCGGCGAAAAGGGCCGTCGTCTGTCTGGCGGCCAGCAGCAGCGCGTAGCGATCGCCCGTGCGTTGGTAAAGACTCCGGAAATCCTTCTCCTCGACGACGTCTTCGCTTCGCTGGATTACGAAACTCAGACCGAGCTTCTCGCCAATATGAAGGACTTCAGCGGCGGCCGCACCACCATCATTGTTTCCCAACGGGTCGCCGCGGTCAAAGATGCCGATTTTATCGTTGTCCTCGATGATGGCGGCGTCGCCGAGCAAGGAACGCATGCCGCACTCATCGCCCAGGGCGGCCTGTACTTCAGACTGTACGAGCAGCAGCTCGTAAACGGTGAACAGCCATGA
- a CDS encoding Lrp/AsnC family transcriptional regulator, whose protein sequence is MDNIDLRIVDILQTDGRITMKELGQRVGLTSPATIERVKKLEDSGIIGGYRADINIAKAGLPVRAFILVTIGGGSGEELLDYCRRHARLLECHRLAGSASYLLAAAVADTAALEKLLDDLTIYGRTETHLVLSTPIAAKKINLP, encoded by the coding sequence ATGGACAATATCGACTTGAGGATTGTCGACATCCTTCAGACCGACGGCCGGATAACCATGAAAGAATTGGGCCAGAGGGTAGGGCTGACAAGCCCGGCCACTATAGAGCGCGTCAAGAAGCTCGAAGACAGCGGCATCATCGGCGGATACCGGGCCGACATAAACATTGCCAAAGCCGGCCTGCCGGTTCGGGCCTTCATCCTCGTCACCATCGGCGGCGGCTCGGGTGAAGAGCTCCTCGACTATTGCCGCCGCCATGCCCGGCTTCTCGAGTGCCACCGTCTTGCCGGCAGCGCCTCCTATCTGCTTGCTGCGGCCGTCGCCGATACCGCAGCGTTAGAAAAACTGCTCGACGATCTGACTATTTACGGCCGCACCGAGACCCACCTCGTGCTGTCCACGCCTATTGCCGCAAAAAAGATCAATCTGCCCTGA
- a CDS encoding glutamine synthetase, whose protein sequence is MLNDLLYFIPAGKYTNGQLVNLLKEHPEIKFVSLVGIDLAGNDTDEKIPINLFLKDIEKFFLGGAVETDGSSVVLTGLATLNNAKVDMVVDPNVNWFIDYNWESVDEETGKPVGSLRIPAFLVHNGLRVDSRSILAQSLEYVKGEILELLKKAGKVSGLEHLDPAEIDDIVFTVGTELEFWVKTPDETAEIEELSATQVMQENYWARARGQARTALEEAMLMLERYGLEPEMGHKEVGGLKARIGESGNLAHVVEQMEIDWRFANATQAADNELQARILVKEVFRENGLEVTFKAKPITGVAGSGEHTHVGIAARLKSGKLVNLFAPGDMKGDFLSAIGYGAIMGLLKNYEVVNPFISATNDSLNRLKPGFEAPVCIVTSLGHSPAVPSRNRTILAGLVRDVNNPLATRFEVRAPNPFTNTYIAVTAFYLSMLDGIKAAVSAGKTTKELEAELSKDPATAGFYLEKGRAYRSEHDVFEDYTAEERDRLFSKPPATVWENMLNIEKYPQKVAVLTAGNAFRKELIDAFVAGALLRWRTELVNRIIGENCEMIKECKPVHDAKDEIDEKAWQKVSALRTYIAKDTPAAKSLFSRIREAVANGDYAAASNMQIEMAAKMGEIKALYAQYKRNII, encoded by the coding sequence ATGTTAAACGATTTGCTTTACTTCATCCCGGCAGGAAAATACACCAACGGACAGTTGGTCAATCTGCTGAAGGAGCATCCCGAAATCAAGTTCGTGTCCCTGGTCGGCATTGACTTGGCAGGCAACGATACCGACGAAAAAATCCCCATAAATTTATTTTTGAAAGATATTGAGAAATTCTTCCTGGGCGGCGCCGTCGAAACAGACGGTTCGTCAGTCGTCCTCACCGGCCTGGCGACTCTAAACAACGCCAAGGTTGATATGGTAGTTGACCCCAATGTCAACTGGTTTATCGATTACAACTGGGAGAGTGTCGATGAAGAGACCGGCAAACCGGTCGGCTCACTCCGCATCCCTGCTTTCCTCGTCCACAACGGCCTGCGGGTCGACTCTCGCTCTATTCTGGCGCAGAGCCTTGAATACGTTAAAGGGGAAATCCTCGAGTTATTGAAGAAAGCCGGTAAAGTATCCGGTCTTGAGCATCTCGATCCCGCTGAAATCGACGATATCGTTTTTACTGTCGGCACTGAGCTCGAATTCTGGGTCAAGACGCCTGACGAAACCGCGGAAATCGAAGAACTGTCGGCTACCCAGGTCATGCAGGAGAACTACTGGGCCCGGGCGCGCGGCCAGGCCCGCACCGCCCTGGAAGAAGCCATGCTTATGCTGGAGAGGTACGGCCTCGAGCCCGAGATGGGTCACAAAGAGGTCGGCGGTCTCAAGGCCCGTATCGGCGAATCAGGCAACCTCGCCCATGTAGTCGAGCAGATGGAGATCGACTGGCGTTTCGCCAATGCCACGCAGGCCGCCGACAACGAACTCCAGGCCCGCATCCTTGTTAAGGAAGTATTCCGCGAGAACGGCCTTGAGGTAACATTCAAAGCGAAGCCCATCACCGGTGTCGCCGGCAGCGGCGAACACACCCACGTAGGGATTGCCGCCAGGCTGAAGTCGGGTAAACTGGTGAACCTCTTCGCGCCCGGCGATATGAAAGGCGACTTCCTGAGCGCTATCGGTTACGGCGCCATCATGGGCCTCCTCAAAAATTACGAAGTTGTCAACCCGTTCATCTCCGCCACCAACGACTCGCTCAACCGCCTTAAGCCCGGTTTCGAAGCCCCGGTCTGCATCGTAACCTCGCTTGGTCACAGCCCGGCCGTGCCGTCCCGTAACCGCACCATCCTGGCCGGCCTTGTCCGCGACGTCAACAATCCGCTGGCCACCCGTTTCGAGGTCCGTGCTCCGAACCCCTTCACCAACACCTATATCGCCGTCACCGCTTTCTATCTGAGCATGCTCGACGGCATCAAGGCCGCCGTCAGCGCCGGCAAGACCACCAAGGAGCTTGAGGCCGAACTTTCAAAAGACCCGGCGACCGCTGGGTTCTACCTGGAGAAGGGGCGCGCCTATCGAAGCGAACATGACGTTTTCGAGGACTACACCGCCGAGGAACGTGACCGTCTCTTCAGCAAGCCGCCTGCCACCGTCTGGGAAAACATGCTCAACATCGAAAAGTATCCGCAGAAGGTTGCCGTTCTTACCGCCGGCAACGCCTTCCGCAAGGAACTCATCGACGCGTTCGTGGCCGGGGCGCTTCTCCGCTGGCGGACCGAGCTGGTCAACCGCATTATCGGCGAGAATTGCGAAATGATTAAAGAGTGCAAACCCGTGCATGATGCCAAGGACGAAATTGACGAAAAGGCCTGGCAGAAAGTAAGCGCCCTGCGCACCTATATCGCAAAAGATACACCCGCCGCCAAAAGCCTGTTCAGTCGGATCAGGGAAGCAGTGGCAAACGGCGACTATGCAGCCGCCTCGAACATGCAAATCGAGATGGCCGCAAAAATGGGCGAAATCAAAGCCCTTTATGCCCAATACAAACGCAATATAATCTAG
- a CDS encoding amidohydrolase, which produces MAHASLVILNAAVWTGIGSAGRCQAIAVNADRIVAIGSNADISPLVGTATKVIDAGGRLILPGFNDSHAHFLLGGRQLLAVDLRDACSCNDLAAKIASVAQTVPAGRWLIGGNWDNGAWSDPRLPTKEDIDPFTPATPVFVTRSDLHMGLANSAALTAAGITAGTPTPSGGAIIRHPVTGEPTGILKDAALELIRRAIPPPSMDESLAAVGKASELAASLGVTSLQDMAVGKEWESWRVFQTFRSQQALTVRLSLHMPLPDWTRTRQLPDGQQDAWLRLTGVKAFIDGSLGSSTALFFAPYDDEPDNSGLLMQTADQLGGQLAAADLAGLQAAVHAIGDKANNILLNIFDEIAARNDRRERRFRIEHAQHLCAEDIGRMAALGVIASVQPSHVIDDGRWAEKRIGPERAKYAYPFRSLIDAGVRLAFGSDWPVASLNPLEGIQAAVTRKLDGGQSWHPEQKITVAEAVNAYTANAAYAEFAEREKGVLSPGMLADFVVLSQDIFAIPPEEIAAAKVVCTVCGGRVVYEK; this is translated from the coding sequence ATGGCCCACGCCAGCCTCGTCATACTAAACGCCGCCGTGTGGACGGGCATCGGCTCGGCAGGTCGCTGCCAGGCGATAGCCGTTAATGCTGACCGAATCGTCGCCATAGGAAGCAACGCAGATATTTCACCGCTCGTCGGGACGGCGACGAAAGTGATCGACGCCGGCGGCAGGCTTATCCTGCCAGGCTTTAACGACAGCCATGCCCACTTCCTCCTCGGCGGCCGCCAGCTTTTAGCCGTCGATCTGCGTGATGCTTGCAGTTGTAATGATCTTGCCGCCAAAATCGCGTCAGTTGCCCAGACGGTTCCTGCGGGGCGCTGGCTGATAGGCGGCAATTGGGATAACGGTGCATGGTCCGATCCGCGCTTGCCGACTAAGGAAGACATCGATCCTTTCACTCCGGCCACACCGGTTTTCGTCACCCGCAGCGACTTGCATATGGGCTTGGCCAACAGCGCTGCCCTGACCGCCGCCGGAATAACGGCCGGAACGCCGACTCCGTCCGGCGGCGCGATAATACGCCACCCCGTTACCGGCGAACCGACCGGCATATTGAAGGATGCCGCACTCGAACTTATCCGCCGGGCGATACCGCCGCCCAGCATGGACGAGTCGCTCGCTGCTGTCGGAAAAGCGTCCGAACTCGCCGCCTCTCTGGGTGTGACCTCGCTCCAGGATATGGCTGTCGGGAAAGAATGGGAAAGCTGGCGCGTGTTTCAGACTTTTCGCAGTCAACAAGCGCTGACAGTCAGACTAAGCCTCCACATGCCCTTGCCCGACTGGACCAGAACCCGTCAACTGCCTGACGGTCAGCAGGACGCCTGGCTAAGGCTTACCGGTGTAAAGGCTTTTATCGACGGATCGCTCGGTTCTTCCACCGCACTGTTCTTCGCCCCTTACGACGATGAGCCGGATAATTCCGGCCTCCTGATGCAGACTGCGGACCAACTGGGCGGACAGCTCGCTGCAGCCGACCTGGCCGGCCTGCAGGCAGCCGTTCACGCCATCGGCGACAAGGCCAACAACATTCTGCTGAACATATTTGACGAAATAGCGGCACGAAACGACCGGCGCGAACGGCGCTTCCGCATCGAGCACGCCCAGCATCTCTGCGCTGAAGACATCGGCCGGATGGCGGCTCTGGGGGTTATCGCCTCGGTGCAGCCTAGCCACGTCATCGACGACGGTCGCTGGGCCGAAAAGCGTATCGGCCCTGAGCGGGCAAAGTATGCCTACCCCTTCCGCTCTCTTATAGACGCCGGAGTCAGGCTGGCCTTCGGAAGCGACTGGCCGGTCGCATCTCTAAATCCTCTTGAGGGCATTCAGGCTGCCGTAACCCGCAAACTTGACGGCGGACAATCCTGGCATCCAGAACAAAAGATAACCGTCGCTGAGGCAGTCAACGCCTACACCGCCAACGCAGCCTACGCGGAGTTCGCAGAAAGAGAAAAAGGCGTTTTGTCTCCTGGTATGCTTGCCGATTTTGTCGTTCTGTCCCAAGATATCTTCGCTATACCGCCGGAAGAAATCGCTGCTGCCAAAGTAGTTTGTACCGTCTGCGGCGGCAGAGTTGTCTACGAAAAGTAG
- a CDS encoding DUF2284 domain-containing protein yields the protein MAKTAHAIKTLLALADTAKTKGCHEAEPLLTREIVVDPRVRLKCRLNLCGQFGRNLMCPPKVWALDETLAILTRYTFSLLVQITREAEPHECQNVFDREKIAMNKIIVSLEQEAFRNGFSLAVGLGCGHCQLCQACADGDCPPVCRLPSQARPSLEAVGIDVEKTCAAAGLPAGFSPGRVTLTGLLLLD from the coding sequence GTGGCGAAGACGGCGCATGCAATCAAAACCCTGCTGGCGTTGGCCGATACTGCGAAAACAAAGGGTTGCCACGAAGCCGAACCGCTTCTGACGCGCGAAATCGTCGTTGATCCGCGCGTCAGGCTCAAATGCCGGCTTAACCTGTGCGGCCAGTTCGGCCGAAACCTGATGTGCCCGCCAAAAGTGTGGGCTTTGGACGAAACTTTGGCAATCCTGACTCGGTACACATTCTCTCTTCTTGTGCAAATCACCCGCGAGGCTGAGCCCCATGAATGCCAAAATGTGTTCGACAGGGAAAAGATCGCTATGAACAAGATTATTGTCAGCCTTGAGCAAGAAGCATTCCGCAACGGCTTCAGTCTGGCTGTAGGTCTTGGCTGCGGACATTGTCAGCTCTGCCAAGCATGTGCGGACGGAGATTGTCCGCCCGTTTGCCGTCTGCCTTCACAAGCCCGTCCTTCCTTGGAGGCGGTGGGAATCGACGTGGAAAAAACCTGTGCCGCAGCCGGGCTTCCGGCCGGATTTTCTCCTGGCCGCGTCACGCTCACCGGACTTTTGCTCTTGGACTGA
- a CDS encoding ABC transporter substrate-binding protein — protein sequence MRKSRLYSCFFSLLTAVIFVALSGLSPVGAAPAAPTSPAADPIRIGGNFDLSGRYAYFGEMVVMGAKLAFKEVNDAGGVLGRKIEFVPLDNASDKAKAAVVMKSLAARGNVSAVLGCLTIANTSSAYVIAEQNRIPLVSPTAGGFMLTGSDGKVKPYAFLTCFSDNKQAGYMARFAFEELGAKKAAIVYNDKADFSRMMATAFEQVFAAFGGKIVAKEQIGSGEEASQEYVAQIRQAEPEVVFIPLNYREAGQTIRGLRESGIGASLLGPDMWDSPRIAAYAGEEALNDIYFFYQYAASKVLPKVDKFFEAFEKEYKRPPGSEAAMGYEAAVVLVEAIRKAGNADPESVRAALEGIEAEGLLGTIRIDAADHNVVKSVTVYRMIEGQSFPYRMLKP from the coding sequence ATGCGGAAAAGTCGTTTGTATTCTTGTTTCTTCTCTTTATTGACAGCCGTAATATTTGTTGCTTTATCCGGCTTATCCCCGGTTGGCGCCGCTCCGGCAGCACCAACAAGCCCTGCCGCTGATCCCATACGCATCGGCGGCAACTTCGACCTCAGCGGGCGTTACGCCTATTTCGGCGAAATGGTGGTTATGGGCGCTAAATTGGCCTTCAAAGAAGTCAACGATGCCGGCGGGGTGCTTGGCCGCAAGATTGAGTTCGTACCTCTTGATAACGCCTCCGACAAAGCAAAGGCAGCGGTCGTGATGAAAAGCCTGGCCGCCAGGGGGAATGTATCGGCGGTATTAGGCTGCCTAACTATTGCCAATACATCGTCGGCCTATGTGATTGCCGAACAGAACCGGATACCTTTGGTAAGCCCCACGGCCGGTGGTTTTATGCTGACGGGGAGCGATGGCAAGGTAAAGCCTTATGCTTTCCTGACGTGTTTCTCGGATAATAAGCAGGCCGGCTATATGGCCAGGTTCGCGTTTGAAGAGCTGGGGGCTAAGAAAGCCGCGATCGTCTATAACGATAAAGCAGATTTTTCTCGCATGATGGCGACTGCTTTCGAACAGGTTTTCGCGGCCTTCGGGGGAAAAATTGTCGCCAAAGAGCAGATCGGCAGTGGCGAGGAAGCTTCACAGGAATATGTCGCCCAGATCCGGCAAGCCGAGCCCGAGGTTGTCTTCATTCCGCTGAATTATCGCGAGGCAGGGCAAACCATCCGAGGCTTGCGCGAGAGCGGCATAGGCGCTTCGCTGCTGGGGCCTGATATGTGGGACTCGCCACGGATAGCGGCTTACGCAGGCGAGGAAGCGCTTAATGATATCTATTTTTTTTACCAGTACGCCGCAAGTAAAGTGTTACCTAAGGTTGACAAGTTCTTTGAAGCGTTTGAGAAGGAATATAAACGCCCGCCAGGGTCTGAGGCGGCAATGGGTTATGAAGCGGCAGTCGTTCTCGTGGAGGCGATAAGAAAGGCCGGCAACGCCGATCCAGAAAGCGTGCGGGCCGCCCTGGAAGGTATTGAGGCCGAAGGGTTGCTGGGGACGATCCGTATCGACGCAGCCGACCACAATGTGGTGAAATCTGTGACTGTGTACCGGATGATAGAGGGGCAGTCATTTCCTTACAGGATGCTCAAACCATAA